One window from the genome of Elaeis guineensis isolate ETL-2024a chromosome 5, EG11, whole genome shotgun sequence encodes:
- the LOC105044517 gene encoding protein SIEL isoform X3 has translation MERLLLERLEVHLDPLSDERRRLRALASARALIANPDSSDSTRRSTVDALIRSLDAHYGDPAFLRPALKLLGDAAVLHRPLAPSVIAAVRPFLNGGKSLAADAIAVVASIAESSPEGGGEGGVSLLASVLDEDLVLSLASSPVSLVRSRILNLLVSSIGRAQSSVSLLRPHLMLQVLLGLAVDLYPLVRRVALDGIMAFCEVAGSDLDGSIIDCCYDRAVELFRDEDELVRSAAVRVVSKCGQMFAASKERMGNMERMDVIFVQVRTIACQSLGMLATFSIQFADNALNLLMDMLNDDAEAVRLQTLQTLFHMATHDHLRVQEKHMDMFLGLLADISALIRRAARKVLQLMMLPDIETFKSAINCLITNLETYPEEEEDIFSVLCYIGKNHGNFFAKLAKEFAQEIVPSCGELSLDSPRVAAIVVLFISSSISNEHLTCNIPVAIFSYAVSLVGRISCSLGNALNRDALMAYLCHHSEIPFSDTTLKSKVANEMCHSWSLHSVISEVKVKENLLSMNEIATHLKHSQKGVEQTDEELMQSIQSILEKVVETWPLIKLHCAHEVRRTLRTCKEELEMIAWNVSGSPSALLEFALQYVQIIQLIAEIWEKLQLKKSHIVGTMTLEFLLEKLSMSLRRMRYGFPGLSREVECHIIELTLLGFVFRLCEVGTCSNFVLKKLQAITSSAEFLCVEGSSKLSEFAKELLRSCAEGGTGETSQPFPIYKLLELFNLQQVAFTGRFKCIKAELQVFGNDSENPLPFVPGLPVGITFQITVHNISTNDRLWLRMAVGVSVQYVFLDSCQFTGRDEVRKFAVNTPFYATPKVPSFLLRACMLMECPSENVTYQKKDQRGPKDDIFLVCEEIEVYLVKIDSR, from the exons ATGGAACGGCTTCTTCTCGAGAGGCTCGAGGTCCACCTCGACCCGCTCTCCGACGAGCGCCGCCGCCTCCGAGCTCTGGCCTCCGCTAGAGCTCTGATCGCCAACCCCGACTCCTCCGACTCCACCCGCCGCTCCACTGTCGACGCCCTCATCCGCTCCCTCGACGCCCACTACGGAGACCCCGCCTTCCTCCGCCCCGCTCTCAAGCTCCTCGGCGACGCGGCCGTCCTCCACCGCCCTCTGGCCCCCTCCGTCATCGCCGCCGTCCGACCTTTCTTGAACGGTGGCAAGAGCCTCGCCGCGGATGCCATCGCCGTTGTTGCGTCCATAGCGGAGAGCAGTccggagggaggaggagagggaggcgTCTCCCTTCTTGCCTCGGTACTGGACGAGGATCTGGTACTCTCGCTTGCGTCGAGCCCTGTCTCGTTGGTTCGATCGCGGATTCTTAATTTGTTGGTCTCGAGTATTGGAAGAGCTCAGAGTTCTGTTTCTCTCCTACGGCCTCATCTTATGCTTCAGGTGCTTCTTGGCCTTGCGGTGGACCTCTACCCGTTGGTTAGGAGAGTGGCCCTCGATGGCATCATGGCGTTCTGTGAGGTTGCTGGATCTGATCTCGACGGTTCGATCATCGACTGCTGCTATGATCGTGCGGTCGAGCTTTTCAGGGATGAAGATGAGCTCGTGAGGTCCGCTGCTGTTCGGGTG GTCAGTAAGTGCGGGCAGATGTTTGCAGCGAGCAAAGAGAGAATGGGAAACATGGAGAGGATGGATGTGATTTTTGTTCAG GTACGAACAATTGCCTGTCAATCCTTGGGGATGCTCGCAACTTTTTCTATCCAGTTTGCTGACAATGCTTTGAACTTATTAATGGACATGTTGAATGATGATGCAGAGGCTGTTAGGTTGCAGACTTTGCAGACACTGTTTCATATGGCAACACATGATCATCTGAGGGTGCAGGAAAAACACATGGACATG TTTCTTGGTTTGTTAGCTGATATTAGTGCCTTAATAAGACGTGCAGCAAGGAAGGTGCTCCAGCTAATGATGCTGCCTGATATCGAGACTTTTAAGTCCGCAATCAATTGTCTCATCACAAACTTGGAGACATATCCAGAG GAGGAAGAAGATATTTTCTCTGTCTTGTGCTATATTGGTAAGAACCATGGAAATTTCTTTGCCAAGTTAGCAAAAGAATTCGCACAGGAG ATAGTACCATCCTGTGGAGAACTGAGCTTGGACAGTCCACGTGTGGCAGCAATAGTAGTGTTGTTTATCTCATCATCCATCTCGAATGAGCATCTTACTTGTAATATACCGGTGGCAATATTTTCTTATGCAGTTTCTTTAGTTGGAAGGATCAGTTGCTCTCTGGGAAATGCTCTAAACAGAGATGCACTCATGGCCTATTTGTGCCATCACAGTGAAATACCTTTTTCAGACACAACACTGAAGTCTAAAGTGGCTAATGAAATGTGCCACTCTTGGTCCTTGCACAGTGTAATATCAGAAGTAAAAGTTAAGGAAAATTTGTTGAGCATGAATGAGATAGCAACACATCTCAAACATTCTCAAAAAGGTGTGGAGCAGACAGACGAAGAATTAATGCAATCCATACAGTCTATTTTGGAAAAAGTTGTGGAAACCTGGCCTTTGATAAAGTTACACTGTGCACATGAAGTGCGAAGGACATTAAG AACTTGCAAGGAGGAACTGGAAATGATTGCTTGGAATGTTAGTGGATCTCCTTCTGCATTATTGGAATTTGCATTGCAGTATGTTCAGATAATCCAGCTGATTGCTGAAATTTGGGAGAAACTGCAACTGAAAAAGTCACATATTGTTGGTACAATGACTCTAGAGTTCTTACTTGAAAAATTAAGTATGTCCCTCCGAAGAATGAGATATGGCTTCCCAGGGTTGTCTAGAGAAGTGGAATGCCATATTATAGAGTTAACCTTGCTTGGTTTTGTATTTAGACTGTGCGAGGTTGGAACCTGTTCCAACTTTGTGCTGAAGAAGCTGCAAGCTATAACTTCTAGTGCGGAATTTCTTTGTGTAGAAGGATCTTCTAAACTTTCTGAGTTTGCCAAAGAGCTATTAAGGTCATGTGCTGAAGGGGGAACAGGTGAAACTTCTCAGCCTTTTCCTATTTATAAGTTGCTTGAGCTCTTCAACCTTCAACAGGTGGCATTCACTGGAAGATTTAAGTGCATAAAAGCAGAACTGCAAGTTTTCGGTAATGATTCTGAGAATCCTCTGCCCTTTGTTCCAGGATTGCCTGTGGGTATCACATTCCAGATAACTGTGCACAACATTTCTACCAATGACAGGTTGTGGCTCCGAATGGCTGTTGGTGTATCTGTCCAGTATGTCTTTCTGGACTCATGTCAATTTACTGGCCGGGATGAAGTGAGAAAATTTGCTGTTAATACTCCGTTTTATGCTACGCCGAAAGTTCCTTCATTTTTGTTGAgggcttgcatgcttatggaatgTCCATCTGAAAATGTCACTTATCAGAAGAAAGATCAAAGAGGGCCAAAGGATGATATTTTTCTAGTTTGTGAGGAAATTGAGGTTTATTTGgtaaaaattgattccagatgA
- the LOC105044517 gene encoding protein SIEL isoform X2, whose translation MERLLLERLEVHLDPLSDERRRLRALASARALIANPDSSDSTRRSTVDALIRSLDAHYGDPAFLRPALKLLGDAAVLHRPLAPSVIAAVRPFLNGGKSLAADAIAVVASIAESSPEGGGEGGVSLLASVLDEDLVLSLASSPVSLVRSRILNLLVSSIGRAQSSVSLLRPHLMLQVLLGLAVDLYPLVRRVALDGIMAFCEVAGSDLDGSIIDCCYDRAVELFRDEDELVRSAAVRVVSKCGQMFAASKERMGNMERMDVIFVQLCSMARDMSVKVRIEAFLALGKVQLVSENVLLQSLSKKVLGVRSGSKTITKWSVNESKFSLSAAGAFVHGIEDEFYEVRTIACQSLGMLATFSIQFADNALNLLMDMLNDDAEAVRLQTLQTLFHMATHDHLRVQEKHMDMFLGLLADISALIRRAARKVLQLMMLPDIETFKSAINCLITNLETYPEEEEDIFSVLCYIGKNHGNFFAKLAKEFAQEIVPSCGELSLDSPRVAAIVVLFISSSISNEHLTCNIPVAIFSYAVSLVGRISCSLGNALNRDALMAYLCHHSEIPFSDTTLKSKVANEMCHSWSLHSVISEVKVKENLLSMNEIATHLKHSQKGVEQTDEELMQSIQSILEKVVETWPLIKLHCAHEVRRTLRTCKEELEMIAWNVSGSPSALLEFALQYVQIIQLIAEIWEKLQLKKSHIVGTMTLEFLLEKLSMSLRRMRYGFPGLSREVECHIIELTLLGFVFRLCEVGTCSNFVLKKLQAITSSAEFLCVEGSSKLSEFAKELLRSCAEGGTGLPVGITFQITVHNISTNDRLWLRMAVGVSVQYVFLDSCQFTGRDEVRKFAVNTPFYATPKVPSFLLRACMLMECPSENVTYQKKDQRGPKDDIFLVCEEIEVYLVKIDSR comes from the exons ATGGAACGGCTTCTTCTCGAGAGGCTCGAGGTCCACCTCGACCCGCTCTCCGACGAGCGCCGCCGCCTCCGAGCTCTGGCCTCCGCTAGAGCTCTGATCGCCAACCCCGACTCCTCCGACTCCACCCGCCGCTCCACTGTCGACGCCCTCATCCGCTCCCTCGACGCCCACTACGGAGACCCCGCCTTCCTCCGCCCCGCTCTCAAGCTCCTCGGCGACGCGGCCGTCCTCCACCGCCCTCTGGCCCCCTCCGTCATCGCCGCCGTCCGACCTTTCTTGAACGGTGGCAAGAGCCTCGCCGCGGATGCCATCGCCGTTGTTGCGTCCATAGCGGAGAGCAGTccggagggaggaggagagggaggcgTCTCCCTTCTTGCCTCGGTACTGGACGAGGATCTGGTACTCTCGCTTGCGTCGAGCCCTGTCTCGTTGGTTCGATCGCGGATTCTTAATTTGTTGGTCTCGAGTATTGGAAGAGCTCAGAGTTCTGTTTCTCTCCTACGGCCTCATCTTATGCTTCAGGTGCTTCTTGGCCTTGCGGTGGACCTCTACCCGTTGGTTAGGAGAGTGGCCCTCGATGGCATCATGGCGTTCTGTGAGGTTGCTGGATCTGATCTCGACGGTTCGATCATCGACTGCTGCTATGATCGTGCGGTCGAGCTTTTCAGGGATGAAGATGAGCTCGTGAGGTCCGCTGCTGTTCGGGTG GTCAGTAAGTGCGGGCAGATGTTTGCAGCGAGCAAAGAGAGAATGGGAAACATGGAGAGGATGGATGTGATTTTTGTTCAG CTTTGTTCAATGGCAAGAGATATGAGTGTGAAGGTTAGAATCGAAGCTTTTCTTGCCCTTGGGAAagtacaattggtatcagagaatgTTCTGTTACAGTCCCTTTCTAAGAAAGTTTTGGGGGTTAGAAGTGGAAGCAAAACTATTACTAAATGGTCTGTAAATGAATCTAAATTTTCATTATCAGCAGCTGGTGCATTCGTACATGGGATTGAGGATGAATTTTATGAG GTACGAACAATTGCCTGTCAATCCTTGGGGATGCTCGCAACTTTTTCTATCCAGTTTGCTGACAATGCTTTGAACTTATTAATGGACATGTTGAATGATGATGCAGAGGCTGTTAGGTTGCAGACTTTGCAGACACTGTTTCATATGGCAACACATGATCATCTGAGGGTGCAGGAAAAACACATGGACATG TTTCTTGGTTTGTTAGCTGATATTAGTGCCTTAATAAGACGTGCAGCAAGGAAGGTGCTCCAGCTAATGATGCTGCCTGATATCGAGACTTTTAAGTCCGCAATCAATTGTCTCATCACAAACTTGGAGACATATCCAGAG GAGGAAGAAGATATTTTCTCTGTCTTGTGCTATATTGGTAAGAACCATGGAAATTTCTTTGCCAAGTTAGCAAAAGAATTCGCACAGGAG ATAGTACCATCCTGTGGAGAACTGAGCTTGGACAGTCCACGTGTGGCAGCAATAGTAGTGTTGTTTATCTCATCATCCATCTCGAATGAGCATCTTACTTGTAATATACCGGTGGCAATATTTTCTTATGCAGTTTCTTTAGTTGGAAGGATCAGTTGCTCTCTGGGAAATGCTCTAAACAGAGATGCACTCATGGCCTATTTGTGCCATCACAGTGAAATACCTTTTTCAGACACAACACTGAAGTCTAAAGTGGCTAATGAAATGTGCCACTCTTGGTCCTTGCACAGTGTAATATCAGAAGTAAAAGTTAAGGAAAATTTGTTGAGCATGAATGAGATAGCAACACATCTCAAACATTCTCAAAAAGGTGTGGAGCAGACAGACGAAGAATTAATGCAATCCATACAGTCTATTTTGGAAAAAGTTGTGGAAACCTGGCCTTTGATAAAGTTACACTGTGCACATGAAGTGCGAAGGACATTAAG AACTTGCAAGGAGGAACTGGAAATGATTGCTTGGAATGTTAGTGGATCTCCTTCTGCATTATTGGAATTTGCATTGCAGTATGTTCAGATAATCCAGCTGATTGCTGAAATTTGGGAGAAACTGCAACTGAAAAAGTCACATATTGTTGGTACAATGACTCTAGAGTTCTTACTTGAAAAATTAAGTATGTCCCTCCGAAGAATGAGATATGGCTTCCCAGGGTTGTCTAGAGAAGTGGAATGCCATATTATAGAGTTAACCTTGCTTGGTTTTGTATTTAGACTGTGCGAGGTTGGAACCTGTTCCAACTTTGTGCTGAAGAAGCTGCAAGCTATAACTTCTAGTGCGGAATTTCTTTGTGTAGAAGGATCTTCTAAACTTTCTGAGTTTGCCAAAGAGCTATTAAGGTCATGTGCTGAAGGGGGAACAG GATTGCCTGTGGGTATCACATTCCAGATAACTGTGCACAACATTTCTACCAATGACAGGTTGTGGCTCCGAATGGCTGTTGGTGTATCTGTCCAGTATGTCTTTCTGGACTCATGTCAATTTACTGGCCGGGATGAAGTGAGAAAATTTGCTGTTAATACTCCGTTTTATGCTACGCCGAAAGTTCCTTCATTTTTGTTGAgggcttgcatgcttatggaatgTCCATCTGAAAATGTCACTTATCAGAAGAAAGATCAAAGAGGGCCAAAGGATGATATTTTTCTAGTTTGTGAGGAAATTGAGGTTTATTTGgtaaaaattgattccagatgA
- the LOC105044517 gene encoding protein SIEL isoform X1 — MERLLLERLEVHLDPLSDERRRLRALASARALIANPDSSDSTRRSTVDALIRSLDAHYGDPAFLRPALKLLGDAAVLHRPLAPSVIAAVRPFLNGGKSLAADAIAVVASIAESSPEGGGEGGVSLLASVLDEDLVLSLASSPVSLVRSRILNLLVSSIGRAQSSVSLLRPHLMLQVLLGLAVDLYPLVRRVALDGIMAFCEVAGSDLDGSIIDCCYDRAVELFRDEDELVRSAAVRVVSKCGQMFAASKERMGNMERMDVIFVQLCSMARDMSVKVRIEAFLALGKVQLVSENVLLQSLSKKVLGVRSGSKTITKWSVNESKFSLSAAGAFVHGIEDEFYEVRTIACQSLGMLATFSIQFADNALNLLMDMLNDDAEAVRLQTLQTLFHMATHDHLRVQEKHMDMFLGLLADISALIRRAARKVLQLMMLPDIETFKSAINCLITNLETYPEEEEDIFSVLCYIGKNHGNFFAKLAKEFAQEIVPSCGELSLDSPRVAAIVVLFISSSISNEHLTCNIPVAIFSYAVSLVGRISCSLGNALNRDALMAYLCHHSEIPFSDTTLKSKVANEMCHSWSLHSVISEVKVKENLLSMNEIATHLKHSQKGVEQTDEELMQSIQSILEKVVETWPLIKLHCAHEVRRTLRTCKEELEMIAWNVSGSPSALLEFALQYVQIIQLIAEIWEKLQLKKSHIVGTMTLEFLLEKLSMSLRRMRYGFPGLSREVECHIIELTLLGFVFRLCEVGTCSNFVLKKLQAITSSAEFLCVEGSSKLSEFAKELLRSCAEGGTGETSQPFPIYKLLELFNLQQVAFTGRFKCIKAELQVFGNDSENPLPFVPGLPVGITFQITVHNISTNDRLWLRMAVGVSVQYVFLDSCQFTGRDEVRKFAVNTPFYATPKVPSFLLRACMLMECPSENVTYQKKDQRGPKDDIFLVCEEIEVYLVKIDSR, encoded by the exons ATGGAACGGCTTCTTCTCGAGAGGCTCGAGGTCCACCTCGACCCGCTCTCCGACGAGCGCCGCCGCCTCCGAGCTCTGGCCTCCGCTAGAGCTCTGATCGCCAACCCCGACTCCTCCGACTCCACCCGCCGCTCCACTGTCGACGCCCTCATCCGCTCCCTCGACGCCCACTACGGAGACCCCGCCTTCCTCCGCCCCGCTCTCAAGCTCCTCGGCGACGCGGCCGTCCTCCACCGCCCTCTGGCCCCCTCCGTCATCGCCGCCGTCCGACCTTTCTTGAACGGTGGCAAGAGCCTCGCCGCGGATGCCATCGCCGTTGTTGCGTCCATAGCGGAGAGCAGTccggagggaggaggagagggaggcgTCTCCCTTCTTGCCTCGGTACTGGACGAGGATCTGGTACTCTCGCTTGCGTCGAGCCCTGTCTCGTTGGTTCGATCGCGGATTCTTAATTTGTTGGTCTCGAGTATTGGAAGAGCTCAGAGTTCTGTTTCTCTCCTACGGCCTCATCTTATGCTTCAGGTGCTTCTTGGCCTTGCGGTGGACCTCTACCCGTTGGTTAGGAGAGTGGCCCTCGATGGCATCATGGCGTTCTGTGAGGTTGCTGGATCTGATCTCGACGGTTCGATCATCGACTGCTGCTATGATCGTGCGGTCGAGCTTTTCAGGGATGAAGATGAGCTCGTGAGGTCCGCTGCTGTTCGGGTG GTCAGTAAGTGCGGGCAGATGTTTGCAGCGAGCAAAGAGAGAATGGGAAACATGGAGAGGATGGATGTGATTTTTGTTCAG CTTTGTTCAATGGCAAGAGATATGAGTGTGAAGGTTAGAATCGAAGCTTTTCTTGCCCTTGGGAAagtacaattggtatcagagaatgTTCTGTTACAGTCCCTTTCTAAGAAAGTTTTGGGGGTTAGAAGTGGAAGCAAAACTATTACTAAATGGTCTGTAAATGAATCTAAATTTTCATTATCAGCAGCTGGTGCATTCGTACATGGGATTGAGGATGAATTTTATGAG GTACGAACAATTGCCTGTCAATCCTTGGGGATGCTCGCAACTTTTTCTATCCAGTTTGCTGACAATGCTTTGAACTTATTAATGGACATGTTGAATGATGATGCAGAGGCTGTTAGGTTGCAGACTTTGCAGACACTGTTTCATATGGCAACACATGATCATCTGAGGGTGCAGGAAAAACACATGGACATG TTTCTTGGTTTGTTAGCTGATATTAGTGCCTTAATAAGACGTGCAGCAAGGAAGGTGCTCCAGCTAATGATGCTGCCTGATATCGAGACTTTTAAGTCCGCAATCAATTGTCTCATCACAAACTTGGAGACATATCCAGAG GAGGAAGAAGATATTTTCTCTGTCTTGTGCTATATTGGTAAGAACCATGGAAATTTCTTTGCCAAGTTAGCAAAAGAATTCGCACAGGAG ATAGTACCATCCTGTGGAGAACTGAGCTTGGACAGTCCACGTGTGGCAGCAATAGTAGTGTTGTTTATCTCATCATCCATCTCGAATGAGCATCTTACTTGTAATATACCGGTGGCAATATTTTCTTATGCAGTTTCTTTAGTTGGAAGGATCAGTTGCTCTCTGGGAAATGCTCTAAACAGAGATGCACTCATGGCCTATTTGTGCCATCACAGTGAAATACCTTTTTCAGACACAACACTGAAGTCTAAAGTGGCTAATGAAATGTGCCACTCTTGGTCCTTGCACAGTGTAATATCAGAAGTAAAAGTTAAGGAAAATTTGTTGAGCATGAATGAGATAGCAACACATCTCAAACATTCTCAAAAAGGTGTGGAGCAGACAGACGAAGAATTAATGCAATCCATACAGTCTATTTTGGAAAAAGTTGTGGAAACCTGGCCTTTGATAAAGTTACACTGTGCACATGAAGTGCGAAGGACATTAAG AACTTGCAAGGAGGAACTGGAAATGATTGCTTGGAATGTTAGTGGATCTCCTTCTGCATTATTGGAATTTGCATTGCAGTATGTTCAGATAATCCAGCTGATTGCTGAAATTTGGGAGAAACTGCAACTGAAAAAGTCACATATTGTTGGTACAATGACTCTAGAGTTCTTACTTGAAAAATTAAGTATGTCCCTCCGAAGAATGAGATATGGCTTCCCAGGGTTGTCTAGAGAAGTGGAATGCCATATTATAGAGTTAACCTTGCTTGGTTTTGTATTTAGACTGTGCGAGGTTGGAACCTGTTCCAACTTTGTGCTGAAGAAGCTGCAAGCTATAACTTCTAGTGCGGAATTTCTTTGTGTAGAAGGATCTTCTAAACTTTCTGAGTTTGCCAAAGAGCTATTAAGGTCATGTGCTGAAGGGGGAACAGGTGAAACTTCTCAGCCTTTTCCTATTTATAAGTTGCTTGAGCTCTTCAACCTTCAACAGGTGGCATTCACTGGAAGATTTAAGTGCATAAAAGCAGAACTGCAAGTTTTCGGTAATGATTCTGAGAATCCTCTGCCCTTTGTTCCAGGATTGCCTGTGGGTATCACATTCCAGATAACTGTGCACAACATTTCTACCAATGACAGGTTGTGGCTCCGAATGGCTGTTGGTGTATCTGTCCAGTATGTCTTTCTGGACTCATGTCAATTTACTGGCCGGGATGAAGTGAGAAAATTTGCTGTTAATACTCCGTTTTATGCTACGCCGAAAGTTCCTTCATTTTTGTTGAgggcttgcatgcttatggaatgTCCATCTGAAAATGTCACTTATCAGAAGAAAGATCAAAGAGGGCCAAAGGATGATATTTTTCTAGTTTGTGAGGAAATTGAGGTTTATTTGgtaaaaattgattccagatgA
- the LOC105044517 gene encoding protein SIEL isoform X4 produces MERLLLERLEVHLDPLSDERRRLRALASARALIANPDSSDSTRRSTVDALIRSLDAHYGDPAFLRPALKLLGDAAVLHRPLAPSVIAAVRPFLNGGKSLAADAIAVVASIAESSPEGGGEGGVSLLASVLDEDLVLSLASSPVSLVRSRILNLLVSSIGRAQSSVSLLRPHLMLQVLLGLAVDLYPLVRRVALDGIMAFCEVAGSDLDGSIIDCCYDRAVELFRDEDELVRSAAVRVVSKCGQMFAASKERMGNMERMDVIFVQLCSMARDMSVKVRIEAFLALGKVQLVSENVLLQSLSKKVLGVRSGSKTITKWSVNESKFSLSAAGAFVHGIEDEFYEVRTIACQSLGMLATFSIQFADNALNLLMDMLNDDAEAVRLQTLQTLFHMATHDHLRVQEKHMDMFLGLLADISALIRRAARKVLQLMMLPDIETFKSAINCLITNLETYPEEEEDIFSVLCYIGKNHGNFFAKLAKEFAQEIVPSCGELSLDSPRVAAIVVLFISSSISNEHLTCNIPVAIFSYAVSLVGRISCSLGNALNRDALMAYLCHHSEIPFSDTTLKSKVANEMCHSWSLHSVISEVKVKENLLSMNEIATHLKHSQKGVEQTDEELMQSIQSILEKVVETWPLIKLHCAHEVRRTLRTCKEELEMIAWNVSGSPSALLEFALQYVQIIQLIAEIWEKLQLKKSHIVGTMTLEFLLEKLSMSLRRMRYGFPGLSREVECHIIELTLLGFVFRLCEVGTCSNFVLKKLQAITSSAEFLCVEGSSKLSEFAKELLRSCAEGGTGETSQPFPIYKLLELFNLQQVAFTGRFKCIKAELQVFGCGSEWLLVYLSSMSFWTHVNLLAGMK; encoded by the exons ATGGAACGGCTTCTTCTCGAGAGGCTCGAGGTCCACCTCGACCCGCTCTCCGACGAGCGCCGCCGCCTCCGAGCTCTGGCCTCCGCTAGAGCTCTGATCGCCAACCCCGACTCCTCCGACTCCACCCGCCGCTCCACTGTCGACGCCCTCATCCGCTCCCTCGACGCCCACTACGGAGACCCCGCCTTCCTCCGCCCCGCTCTCAAGCTCCTCGGCGACGCGGCCGTCCTCCACCGCCCTCTGGCCCCCTCCGTCATCGCCGCCGTCCGACCTTTCTTGAACGGTGGCAAGAGCCTCGCCGCGGATGCCATCGCCGTTGTTGCGTCCATAGCGGAGAGCAGTccggagggaggaggagagggaggcgTCTCCCTTCTTGCCTCGGTACTGGACGAGGATCTGGTACTCTCGCTTGCGTCGAGCCCTGTCTCGTTGGTTCGATCGCGGATTCTTAATTTGTTGGTCTCGAGTATTGGAAGAGCTCAGAGTTCTGTTTCTCTCCTACGGCCTCATCTTATGCTTCAGGTGCTTCTTGGCCTTGCGGTGGACCTCTACCCGTTGGTTAGGAGAGTGGCCCTCGATGGCATCATGGCGTTCTGTGAGGTTGCTGGATCTGATCTCGACGGTTCGATCATCGACTGCTGCTATGATCGTGCGGTCGAGCTTTTCAGGGATGAAGATGAGCTCGTGAGGTCCGCTGCTGTTCGGGTG GTCAGTAAGTGCGGGCAGATGTTTGCAGCGAGCAAAGAGAGAATGGGAAACATGGAGAGGATGGATGTGATTTTTGTTCAG CTTTGTTCAATGGCAAGAGATATGAGTGTGAAGGTTAGAATCGAAGCTTTTCTTGCCCTTGGGAAagtacaattggtatcagagaatgTTCTGTTACAGTCCCTTTCTAAGAAAGTTTTGGGGGTTAGAAGTGGAAGCAAAACTATTACTAAATGGTCTGTAAATGAATCTAAATTTTCATTATCAGCAGCTGGTGCATTCGTACATGGGATTGAGGATGAATTTTATGAG GTACGAACAATTGCCTGTCAATCCTTGGGGATGCTCGCAACTTTTTCTATCCAGTTTGCTGACAATGCTTTGAACTTATTAATGGACATGTTGAATGATGATGCAGAGGCTGTTAGGTTGCAGACTTTGCAGACACTGTTTCATATGGCAACACATGATCATCTGAGGGTGCAGGAAAAACACATGGACATG TTTCTTGGTTTGTTAGCTGATATTAGTGCCTTAATAAGACGTGCAGCAAGGAAGGTGCTCCAGCTAATGATGCTGCCTGATATCGAGACTTTTAAGTCCGCAATCAATTGTCTCATCACAAACTTGGAGACATATCCAGAG GAGGAAGAAGATATTTTCTCTGTCTTGTGCTATATTGGTAAGAACCATGGAAATTTCTTTGCCAAGTTAGCAAAAGAATTCGCACAGGAG ATAGTACCATCCTGTGGAGAACTGAGCTTGGACAGTCCACGTGTGGCAGCAATAGTAGTGTTGTTTATCTCATCATCCATCTCGAATGAGCATCTTACTTGTAATATACCGGTGGCAATATTTTCTTATGCAGTTTCTTTAGTTGGAAGGATCAGTTGCTCTCTGGGAAATGCTCTAAACAGAGATGCACTCATGGCCTATTTGTGCCATCACAGTGAAATACCTTTTTCAGACACAACACTGAAGTCTAAAGTGGCTAATGAAATGTGCCACTCTTGGTCCTTGCACAGTGTAATATCAGAAGTAAAAGTTAAGGAAAATTTGTTGAGCATGAATGAGATAGCAACACATCTCAAACATTCTCAAAAAGGTGTGGAGCAGACAGACGAAGAATTAATGCAATCCATACAGTCTATTTTGGAAAAAGTTGTGGAAACCTGGCCTTTGATAAAGTTACACTGTGCACATGAAGTGCGAAGGACATTAAG AACTTGCAAGGAGGAACTGGAAATGATTGCTTGGAATGTTAGTGGATCTCCTTCTGCATTATTGGAATTTGCATTGCAGTATGTTCAGATAATCCAGCTGATTGCTGAAATTTGGGAGAAACTGCAACTGAAAAAGTCACATATTGTTGGTACAATGACTCTAGAGTTCTTACTTGAAAAATTAAGTATGTCCCTCCGAAGAATGAGATATGGCTTCCCAGGGTTGTCTAGAGAAGTGGAATGCCATATTATAGAGTTAACCTTGCTTGGTTTTGTATTTAGACTGTGCGAGGTTGGAACCTGTTCCAACTTTGTGCTGAAGAAGCTGCAAGCTATAACTTCTAGTGCGGAATTTCTTTGTGTAGAAGGATCTTCTAAACTTTCTGAGTTTGCCAAAGAGCTATTAAGGTCATGTGCTGAAGGGGGAACAGGTGAAACTTCTCAGCCTTTTCCTATTTATAAGTTGCTTGAGCTCTTCAACCTTCAACAGGTGGCATTCACTGGAAGATTTAAGTGCATAAAAGCAGAACTGCAAGTTTTCG GTTGTGGCTCCGAATGGCTGTTGGTGTATCTGTCCAGTATGTCTTTCTGGACTCATGTCAATTTACTGGCCGGGATGAAGTGA